CCAGAACAATCTGCCAGGCATAGGTCCGGATCACCAGGTTGGTCCAGAAGGGAATGATCAGGGCCATCAGCCACAGGTACCGGGTGGTCTTGTTCCGGGTGGAAATAAAAAAGGCTAACGGGTAAGACAAAATGATGCAAATCAATGTTGTCAAAAATCCGGCAACAAGTGAGCGCAACAGAATTTTCAAATAGTCCGGGCTCCAGCCGAACAGGCTGTAACCTGCCAGCCGTTTGTAGTTTTCCAGGGTAAAGACCCATTCGATCTCACCGTAGGCACCCCGGGTGGTAAAGCTGATCACAATCAATGACAACGCGGGGATGGACAAAAAAAGCATGATCCACAGCATGCCGGGTGCAATACGCAAAAGCCCCCGGGTTCGGATATTCCTGGGTGTTGACAGTTCCCCGTAGAGTATTTCAGGTTTATCTATAATTTTCACAGGATTTTAACTCCTTGAACGTTTGAATAATTAATCGTCAATGGTTACCAGTGCTTCCTGCAGCAGCTCCACCCAGATTTCATCCCCGATTTCGATTTTGCGGTGGGGGGCAGTTCTCATGCGCAGGTTCCCGGTCTCCAGGGTGAGGTTCTGATAGGTGCCCCGGTAGTATTTTTCAATGACACGGGACCGAACGCCGTTTTGGGCCGGTTTTTCTGAGCGCAGCCTAATGCCTTCAGGCCGGATGACCAAAGAGCCCTTTTTCCATTCGGGCATGGTGTTTGGCACAAAATTTCCAAACGCCCCCTGCAAAACATTGTCCTTGCGTTCAACATCAAAGATATTTGCCGTGCCGATGAATTCTGCAACAAATCTGCAGTTTGGGTGGTTGTATATTTCATAGGGTGAACCGCACTGCAGAATATGTCCGTCTTTCATAACGGCAATACGGTCGGAAACCGTTAACGCTTCTTCCTGATCATGGGTGACCAGAATGAAGTTTTTCTTAAGCCGCAGCTGCAGGCGGCGAAGCTGTTCCTGGAGCTGGACCCGCAACTTGGCGTCTAAAGCGGACATGGGCTCATCAAGCAGCAGAATTTCGGGCTCGCAGACCAGGGCCCTGGCCATGGAGACCCGTTGGCGTTGTCCGCCGGAAAGCTGATCAGGGTACCGGTCTGCAAAATTTTCAAGCTCCAGCATCTCTAACATTTTGTCCACTTTGGGGGTAATTTGTGTTTCCGGAATTTTTTGTGAACGCAGGCCAAAGGCGATATTGTCGTAGTTCTTCAGGTGAGGAAAGAGCGCGTAGCTTTGAAATACGGTATTGACCGGGCGCTTGTTGGCCGGCATATCAAGAATGGGGTTTCCGTTTAAAAACAGATTCCCGTCGGTGGCTGTTTCAAGACCTGCAATAATTCTTAAAAGAGTGGTTTTTCCGCAACCTGACGGACCAAGCAGGGTAAACAGTTCACCTTGGTTGATCTTCAGATCTACATTGTTAAGGGCTTTCACCTCGCCGTAATTTTTGTGTAAAGCAATTGCTTCCAAACAATATTCCATGTTGTCACCTGAGTTTTTTTTACTGAATGGTCAGTGAATAAATTAAAACTACTTTTTCCTGATCCTAAATTGTTATTATGG
This window of the uncultured Desulfobacter sp. genome carries:
- a CDS encoding ABC transporter ATP-binding protein, coding for MEYCLEAIALHKNYGEVKALNNVDLKINQGELFTLLGPSGCGKTTLLRIIAGLETATDGNLFLNGNPILDMPANKRPVNTVFQSYALFPHLKNYDNIAFGLRSQKIPETQITPKVDKMLEMLELENFADRYPDQLSGGQRQRVSMARALVCEPEILLLDEPMSALDAKLRVQLQEQLRRLQLRLKKNFILVTHDQEEALTVSDRIAVMKDGHILQCGSPYEIYNHPNCRFVAEFIGTANIFDVERKDNVLQGAFGNFVPNTMPEWKKGSLVIRPEGIRLRSEKPAQNGVRSRVIEKYYRGTYQNLTLETGNLRMRTAPHRKIEIGDEIWVELLQEALVTIDD